In the Leptospira sp. WS4.C2 genome, one interval contains:
- the nosZ gene encoding Sec-dependent nitrous-oxide reductase, giving the protein MLKKSNLILVTLGITLMAFVPNCKKGAATATLASDAASRVYVAPGEKDEVYAFLSGGFSGQMSVYGIPSARLFKIIPVFSVFPENGYGFDEETKDMLKTTHGYVPWDDSHHVEASMTDGKQDGRWMFLNANNTPRLARIDLKSFETKEILEIPNTAGNHASPFATENTEYLMAATRFSVPIPQASVAIDSFSKGGFKGTVTMVKVDKNTGRLSIELQVLVPGFNYDLSHCGKKKSHDWCFFSSYNSEQAHKMLEVGASKKDKDFILAFNWVRAKECKDQGKAYNFGGEYVNNFHEENKAAVSTKLSGVKMLNPKDCPGMMYYMPTPKSPHGTDVDSTGEYIVGGGKLASVIPVHSFSKMMEVKDKKEHHSTEIEGIPVLKYESTLAGEVQKPCLGPLHTEFDGKGYAYTSCFVSSEVVKWKLGTWEVVQHLPAYYSVGHLSIVGGSSSEPYGKYLIAMNKITKDRYLPVGMELPQSAQLYDISSGKAELLSDFPTVGEPHYSQMIPAKLLMDKTAKLYPLEENKHPYATKNENEAKIVRLGSTVHIYMTAIRSHFKPDIIEARTGETLYFHVTNLEQDYDIPHGFAIGGAPNMTNLLIMPGETRTFKWVAPKPGVYPFYCTDFCSALHQEMQQYIRVSP; this is encoded by the coding sequence ATGTTAAAAAAATCAAATTTAATACTCGTTACACTTGGAATCACCCTTATGGCATTCGTTCCGAATTGCAAAAAGGGCGCAGCTACGGCAACACTTGCTTCCGATGCTGCTTCTAGAGTGTATGTGGCTCCAGGAGAAAAGGACGAAGTGTATGCCTTTTTATCTGGTGGGTTTAGTGGTCAGATGTCCGTTTACGGAATTCCATCTGCTAGGTTATTCAAGATCATTCCCGTGTTTTCCGTGTTCCCTGAAAACGGATATGGATTTGATGAAGAAACCAAAGACATGTTAAAAACAACTCATGGTTATGTGCCATGGGATGATAGCCATCACGTAGAAGCGTCTATGACAGATGGAAAACAAGATGGTCGTTGGATGTTTTTAAACGCAAACAACACACCAAGGCTTGCAAGGATTGATCTAAAGTCTTTTGAAACAAAAGAAATTTTAGAAATCCCAAACACTGCCGGTAACCACGCATCTCCGTTTGCAACAGAAAATACAGAGTATTTGATGGCAGCAACAAGATTCTCAGTTCCGATTCCGCAAGCAAGTGTTGCCATCGATAGTTTCTCCAAAGGTGGGTTCAAAGGAACTGTCACTATGGTGAAAGTAGATAAAAACACAGGAAGACTTTCTATTGAGTTACAAGTTCTTGTTCCTGGGTTTAACTATGACTTATCCCATTGTGGTAAAAAGAAATCCCATGATTGGTGTTTCTTTAGTAGTTACAACTCGGAACAAGCGCACAAAATGTTAGAAGTTGGTGCTTCCAAAAAAGATAAAGACTTTATCTTAGCATTCAACTGGGTTCGTGCTAAAGAATGTAAGGATCAAGGAAAGGCTTATAACTTTGGTGGTGAATACGTAAACAACTTTCATGAAGAAAACAAAGCAGCCGTCTCAACTAAGTTAAGCGGTGTGAAGATGTTAAATCCGAAGGATTGTCCAGGTATGATGTATTACATGCCAACACCAAAAAGTCCACATGGAACTGACGTTGACTCTACAGGAGAATACATTGTCGGTGGTGGAAAGTTAGCATCCGTAATCCCAGTTCACTCCTTTAGTAAAATGATGGAAGTGAAAGACAAAAAGGAACATCACTCGACTGAAATCGAAGGAATTCCCGTCCTTAAATACGAATCCACACTTGCTGGTGAAGTACAAAAACCATGTCTTGGTCCATTACATACTGAGTTCGACGGAAAGGGGTATGCCTATACATCTTGTTTCGTAAGTTCAGAAGTTGTAAAATGGAAACTCGGAACATGGGAAGTGGTACAACATTTACCTGCTTATTATAGTGTAGGTCACTTATCTATCGTTGGTGGAAGTTCATCAGAGCCTTATGGTAAGTATCTGATTGCGATGAACAAAATTACTAAGGATAGATATCTACCCGTAGGTATGGAGTTACCACAAAGTGCGCAGCTCTATGATATCTCTTCTGGTAAAGCAGAGTTGTTGTCAGACTTCCCTACTGTAGGGGAACCACACTATTCACAAATGATTCCGGCAAAACTGCTTATGGATAAAACTGCAAAACTCTATCCTCTAGAGGAAAACAAACATCCATACGCGACTAAAAATGAGAATGAAGCAAAAATTGTAAGACTCGGAAGCACTGTCCACATCTACATGACTGCAATTCGTTCCCACTTCAAACCAGACATCATTGAAGCAAGGACTGGAGAAACCTTATACTTCCACGTAACCAACTTGGAACAAGATTATGACATTCCTCACGGATTTGCAATCGGTGGAGCACCTAATATGACAAACCTCCTTATCATGCCGGGTGAAACTAGAACCTTTAAGTGGGTTGCTCCAAAACCAGGAGTGTATCCTTTTTACTGCACAGATTTCTGTTCTGCTCTACACCAAGAGATGCAACAGTACATCCGAGTTAGTCCATAA
- a CDS encoding cytochrome c family protein: protein MNPSKLTGVHYRLKLGLIVGLLISMTIISCGGDKTEETPASNAGSKGIGPVKSVTLGTLDQSMADRGKKQFEAKCSACHKFEEKVVGPALQDVTLRRTPEWIMNMILNPIEMTQKDPIGQELLGEHLTQMTFQNIKEEEAREILEYFRKMDLK from the coding sequence ATGAACCCTTCAAAATTAACCGGAGTACACTACCGACTGAAACTCGGACTTATAGTAGGACTCTTAATCAGTATGACAATTATTTCCTGTGGAGGAGACAAAACAGAAGAAACACCAGCATCTAACGCAGGTTCCAAGGGAATTGGACCAGTAAAATCTGTTACCCTGGGAACATTAGACCAGTCAATGGCCGATCGTGGAAAAAAACAATTTGAAGCGAAGTGTTCCGCTTGTCACAAATTTGAGGAAAAAGTTGTAGGACCTGCTCTCCAAGATGTTACACTCCGCCGAACTCCTGAATGGATTATGAATATGATTCTAAACCCAATCGAGATGACTCAAAAAGATCCAATCGGACAAGAGTTACTCGGTGAACACTTAACTCAAATGACTTTTCAAAATATTAAGGAAGAAGAAGCACGAGAGATCCTCGAGTACTTCCGCAAGATGGATTTAAAATAG
- a CDS encoding nitrous oxide reductase accessory protein NosL — MWFKNLKLICIFLTVGLTNCGEVRPERLTVGEMKCSHCSMNIVDMRFHTQLITYKGKRYHFDAIECLNQFQNDKNLKAQKIWVTNYLDTKEFLSKDEAIIIHSDKIRSPMGAGLAAFKTHEDSIPFQK; from the coding sequence ATGTGGTTTAAAAATTTAAAACTAATTTGTATCTTTCTCACAGTTGGTCTGACCAACTGTGGGGAAGTCCGTCCCGAACGATTGACTGTTGGGGAAATGAAATGCAGTCATTGTTCTATGAACATTGTAGATATGAGATTTCATACACAACTCATCACATACAAAGGAAAAAGATACCACTTCGATGCCATTGAATGTTTAAATCAATTTCAAAATGACAAAAACTTAAAAGCACAAAAAATATGGGTCACTAACTATTTAGATACAAAAGAGTTTCTTTCAAAAGACGAAGCCATCATCATCCATTCAGACAAAATTCGTTCGCCAATGGGAGCGGGACTAGCCGCTTTTAAAACTCATGAAGACTCAATTCCATTCCAAAAGTAA
- a CDS encoding DUF4349 domain-containing protein, giving the protein MRNTLKWIIFILFVITLNCGKESNGESTAPVEAEMRSLDVASEKKVAPSAPRAEESVEQPSVENQLGQVFVPFPTSSERLLEYQVQLSYQTQNLIKTRKDILGFITKYGYIESSSAVNADSPYMSLRVHIHSEKLYEALIELDTFGVLLSEDISTVDHTEGMVWQKIKSNREKIRLARRSNANNQTSANSKNWQAIEEAVTDSENNLDNSEHEIWKIKDKVKWATLNVNFSTPIPPDKIQVPTYKNAFIGILNVFLELTYYLIWMIPLFFLVGILYFPVKKIGKYFKK; this is encoded by the coding sequence GTGAGAAATACTTTAAAATGGATCATTTTCATTCTCTTTGTAATCACCCTGAACTGTGGCAAAGAATCTAACGGGGAAAGTACGGCGCCAGTCGAAGCGGAAATGCGTTCCTTGGATGTTGCGAGTGAGAAAAAAGTGGCCCCCAGTGCCCCGAGAGCTGAAGAGAGCGTTGAACAACCGTCAGTCGAAAACCAATTAGGACAAGTATTTGTTCCTTTCCCCACTAGCTCAGAAAGATTACTCGAATACCAAGTCCAATTAAGTTACCAAACCCAAAATTTGATTAAAACACGTAAGGATATCCTTGGTTTTATCACCAAATATGGTTATATTGAAAGTAGTTCTGCTGTGAATGCAGACTCTCCTTATATGAGCCTTCGCGTTCATATCCATTCCGAAAAATTATATGAAGCCTTAATAGAATTGGATACTTTTGGGGTTTTACTGAGTGAAGACATTTCCACTGTAGATCATACCGAAGGAATGGTTTGGCAAAAGATCAAATCAAACCGTGAAAAAATTCGTTTAGCGCGACGTTCGAATGCGAACAACCAAACTTCTGCCAATTCAAAAAATTGGCAAGCGATCGAAGAAGCTGTAACCGATAGCGAAAATAATTTGGACAATTCGGAACATGAAATTTGGAAAATCAAAGATAAGGTAAAATGGGCCACCTTAAACGTAAATTTTTCGACACCCATCCCACCGGATAAAATCCAAGTCCCAACGTACAAAAATGCTTTTATTGGAATCCTAAATGTATTTTTAGAATTAACATACTATCTGATTTGGATGATTCCTTTATTTTTCCTTGTAGGTATTTTGTATTTTCCTGTGAAAAAAATTGGGAAGTATTTTAAAAAATAA
- a CDS encoding fasciclin domain-containing protein: MVGEPMSGRYPMNKKIFQLTMITIVTCLSLVGVSCGKDEDSNSGKGISAVSDDKSQQDVLKIALGSKDHTTLVTAVEAAGLVDSLANQGPFTVFAPTNDAFAKLPAGTVDDLLKPSQKDSLKNILEYHVVVGNLTESILKSEFTGKDDELGMANGGHTKVSVKNGKVMINGATIIASVPATNGIIHVVDTVLLPAAKK, translated from the coding sequence ATGGTAGGTGAACCAATGAGTGGGCGGTATCCAATGAACAAAAAAATTTTTCAATTAACCATGATTACAATTGTCACCTGTCTTTCGCTAGTCGGTGTTTCTTGCGGAAAGGATGAAGATTCCAATTCCGGCAAAGGAATTTCTGCAGTTTCCGATGACAAATCACAACAAGATGTACTAAAAATTGCTTTGGGTTCAAAAGACCATACAACCCTTGTCACAGCTGTCGAAGCTGCGGGACTCGTGGATTCCCTTGCCAACCAAGGCCCGTTCACTGTGTTCGCACCAACTAATGATGCATTCGCAAAGTTACCGGCAGGTACTGTGGATGATCTTTTAAAACCCAGCCAAAAGGATTCTTTAAAGAACATTTTGGAATACCATGTTGTGGTGGGTAACTTAACCGAATCCATTTTGAAATCAGAGTTCACCGGCAAAGATGACGAACTCGGTATGGCAAATGGAGGTCACACTAAAGTTTCCGTAAAAAATGGAAAAGTTATGATCAATGGTGCCACCATTATCGCATCCGTTCCTGCTACTAACGGGATCATCCATGTGGTGGACACAGTGTTACTACCTGCTGCAAAGAAATGA
- a CDS encoding OmpP1/FadL family transporter, whose amino-acid sequence MISSRIFIFLFILILILDPMLSPTLEAFHGILQPAFGARQAGMGGAFQAVGGSVMDLESNPSHLARVKRTKWELGSGIHLPTIEYNDEYIDPDPSRSYRNSTVEHPKAVLPYIGIIKPISENISIGFALYAQGGGGGQFKNIKRHTPDGRTLNETFGTNIPIIGESTKAVEDLNFRFMTMKSTFGAGFKKGNFALGAGFDLVYGFMELKRTYQDETRSLTIPGGIRYQSDSAYTMGGKIGASYDLTENIRIAYSYTTRNFLPMDGTMKVDGYAPERSFGTRVSRYMIWPDKHIAGISYRTDRFIIDFDIKYIPWSESFNSSKFRLEDVWVRTPIGVETNAFQFNLNWKNQTIFAIGAEYKWNDRFMSRMGYSYGNNVIPASGVSPMLGASIEHHLSTGGSISWNDSTIHIACEYGFPKKTYGGKTSDWTLSHAIYSSKEVHPFQFSYNKQMSVFSIYLGMEQNI is encoded by the coding sequence ATGATTTCGAGTCGCATTTTCATATTTTTATTCATTCTAATTCTAATCTTGGATCCGATGCTTTCCCCCACTCTGGAGGCCTTTCACGGGATCCTCCAGCCGGCTTTTGGGGCAAGGCAAGCCGGAATGGGAGGTGCCTTCCAAGCGGTGGGAGGTTCGGTCATGGATTTGGAATCGAATCCTTCGCATCTGGCCCGAGTCAAACGCACCAAATGGGAGTTAGGCTCGGGAATCCATTTGCCCACGATTGAATATAATGATGAGTACATAGATCCAGATCCTAGTCGTTCTTATCGCAACTCCACAGTGGAACATCCGAAAGCGGTTCTACCCTATATTGGGATCATCAAACCTATATCTGAGAATATCAGTATTGGATTTGCTTTGTATGCACAAGGAGGTGGGGGCGGACAGTTTAAAAATATAAAACGACACACACCTGATGGTAGGACACTCAATGAAACCTTTGGGACAAACATCCCCATCATCGGAGAAAGTACAAAAGCAGTAGAAGATTTAAATTTTAGATTTATGACCATGAAATCTACGTTTGGTGCCGGTTTCAAAAAAGGAAACTTTGCCTTAGGGGCCGGTTTTGACTTAGTTTACGGGTTTATGGAATTAAAAAGAACCTACCAAGATGAAACAAGAAGCCTTACTATCCCTGGAGGAATTCGGTATCAAAGTGATTCGGCCTATACTATGGGAGGAAAAATCGGAGCCTCTTATGATCTAACAGAGAATATACGAATTGCTTATTCCTACACTACCAGAAATTTTTTACCCATGGATGGAACCATGAAGGTAGATGGTTATGCACCCGAAAGATCCTTCGGAACAAGAGTTTCTCGGTATATGATTTGGCCAGACAAACATATCGCAGGAATTTCTTACCGCACTGATAGGTTTATCATCGACTTCGATATCAAATACATTCCTTGGTCTGAAAGTTTCAATTCTAGTAAATTTCGCCTAGAGGATGTTTGGGTAAGGACTCCCATTGGAGTGGAAACCAATGCCTTTCAATTCAATTTAAATTGGAAAAATCAAACCATATTTGCCATTGGAGCTGAGTATAAGTGGAATGATCGTTTTATGAGTCGGATGGGATATAGTTATGGAAATAATGTAATTCCTGCTAGTGGAGTGAGTCCCATGTTAGGAGCAAGTATAGAACACCATCTTTCTACGGGAGGAAGTATCTCCTGGAATGATTCCACAATACACATTGCTTGCGAATATGGATTTCCTAAAAAAACTTATGGGGGAAAAACTTCAGACTGGACGTTATCCCATGCCATCTATTCTAGTAAAGAAGTTCATCCATTCCAATTTTCTTATAACAAACAGATGAGTGTATTTAGTATTTATCTTGGAATGGAACAAAATATTTAA
- a CDS encoding U32 family peptidase C-terminal domain-containing protein: MSQMRKIPELLLPAGSLEKLEIAYLFGADAAYCGVPRFSLRARENDFTMEALEAGVSLARKLGKKIYFTVNNIPRNSKLPSYPKYLDMMAALKPDALIMADPGLILMTKETHPEIDIHISVQANTMNYAAVKFWKKFGATRVILSREVSISEITEIKNEVPDMEIEVFVHGSICIAHSGRCFMSNYFKKRDANQGSCNNACRDLYKVFVTNPKQNDEPMELITDEEGTFLMNSKDLRAIEFLQELCDAGVDSLKVEGRTKNDYYVGMVARSYRHTLDNIARGESFDRKWLLELDKVSSRKYFSGFLTRGMEDRVPEEERDFQNNEFGTSLQMSQKYAGFVKEYKSDTKRIVIEVKNKIQKGDVMEVITTTDPDPLTFTVDQIFYKEKPVEVISGGMGTVELEVPFLIPSKSFLSKKL, encoded by the coding sequence ATGTCCCAGATGAGAAAAATTCCAGAACTGTTACTTCCTGCGGGAAGTTTAGAAAAATTAGAAATTGCTTATCTATTTGGTGCGGATGCTGCCTATTGTGGTGTCCCTAGGTTTTCTTTGCGAGCCAGAGAAAACGATTTTACCATGGAGGCATTGGAAGCCGGTGTATCCCTTGCCCGAAAACTCGGTAAAAAAATCTATTTCACTGTGAATAACATTCCCAGAAATTCTAAATTACCATCCTATCCAAAGTATTTAGATATGATGGCGGCTCTAAAACCAGATGCATTGATTATGGCTGATCCTGGTTTGATACTTATGACTAAAGAAACTCACCCTGAAATCGACATTCATATCTCTGTCCAAGCCAATACAATGAATTATGCGGCAGTGAAATTTTGGAAAAAATTTGGTGCCACTCGTGTCATTTTGTCTCGCGAAGTTTCCATTTCTGAAATAACAGAAATTAAAAATGAAGTTCCCGATATGGAAATTGAAGTGTTTGTTCATGGATCCATTTGTATCGCCCATAGTGGTCGTTGTTTTATGAGTAATTATTTTAAAAAACGCGATGCCAACCAAGGTTCTTGTAATAACGCCTGTCGTGATTTGTATAAAGTGTTTGTGACCAATCCGAAACAAAATGATGAACCTATGGAACTCATTACAGACGAGGAGGGAACATTTTTAATGAATTCAAAAGACCTACGAGCTATTGAATTCTTACAAGAGTTATGTGATGCGGGAGTGGATTCTTTAAAAGTGGAAGGTCGTACTAAAAACGATTATTATGTGGGGATGGTGGCTCGCAGTTACAGGCATACATTAGATAACATTGCACGAGGAGAAAGTTTTGACAGGAAGTGGTTATTAGAACTGGATAAAGTTTCTTCTAGAAAATACTTTTCTGGGTTTTTGACTCGTGGGATGGAAGATAGAGTTCCTGAAGAGGAAAGAGATTTCCAAAACAATGAATTTGGAACGAGTTTACAGATGAGTCAAAAGTATGCAGGGTTTGTAAAAGAATATAAATCCGATACAAAACGAATTGTCATTGAAGTCAAAAATAAAATCCAAAAAGGGGATGTGATGGAAGTGATCACAACCACAGATCCGGATCCCTTAACGTTTACTGTAGATCAGATATTTTATAAAGAAAAACCAGTCGAGGTGATTAGTGGGGGAATGGGAACTGTTGAGTTAGAAGTTCCATTTCTGATTCCTTCGAAATCTTTTTTAAGTAAAAAATTATAA
- a CDS encoding bacteriohemerythrin yields MIAHWDSKYETNISEIDSQHKKLFRLINNIETVYEENKHHLSGKSKVLLEAVSELEDYTLSHFLIEERVMELNQYPNLEAHILQHNKFTDKILDLKNRLNQGNLLSNDELLDTFFKDLIDFLRAWLTNHILKEDLDYKPFIKFSI; encoded by the coding sequence ATGATAGCGCATTGGGATTCGAAGTATGAAACGAATATTTCCGAGATTGATTCTCAACATAAAAAACTCTTTCGGTTGATTAACAATATCGAAACTGTCTATGAAGAAAACAAACACCACCTCTCTGGAAAATCGAAGGTGTTACTCGAGGCAGTCTCTGAACTTGAGGATTATACGCTGAGTCATTTTTTGATTGAAGAACGCGTGATGGAACTCAACCAATATCCGAATCTGGAAGCTCATATTTTACAACATAATAAGTTTACAGATAAAATATTGGATTTAAAGAACAGATTGAATCAGGGAAATTTACTTTCCAATGATGAATTATTGGATACGTTCTTTAAGGATCTAATTGATTTTTTACGCGCTTGGCTTACCAATCATATCCTGAAAGAAGACTTAGATTACAAACCGTTCATTAAGTTTAGTATATAA